Proteins from one Microbacterium sufflavum genomic window:
- a CDS encoding helix-turn-helix domain-containing protein, which translates to MGTELSHTMASTVEAARLHAGVSLDRLADRSGISARRLHDLFDARVDFTMVDLARIAAALDIPVTDLLPFSTAVDP; encoded by the coding sequence ATGGGGACAGAACTGAGTCACACGATGGCATCGACGGTGGAGGCGGCGCGACTGCACGCCGGAGTGTCGCTCGACCGGCTGGCGGATCGATCAGGCATCTCCGCTCGTCGACTGCACGACCTCTTCGACGCGCGCGTGGACTTCACCATGGTCGACCTCGCGCGCATCGCGGCGGCGCTCGACATCCCGGTGACGGACCTCCTGCCGTTCTCGACTGCCGTGGACCCGTGA